A portion of the Acidobacteriaceae bacterium genome contains these proteins:
- a CDS encoding ribonuclease J: MASEKLQVIPLGGLGEFGMNCLALRFGDDILVIDAGLMFPEEELLGVDIVVPDISYLIENRDKVRAILLTHGHEDHIGGLPWILSELNVPVYGTEFTLAYVEGKLEEHRLLDDADLVEMLPGRQFTIGPFSVRPIRVTHSLVDCVALAITTPVGIVLHTGDFKIDLSSPDGHPFDLQAFADLGKQGVLLLLQDSTNVDRSGFTPGERSVIPRLDDIFAATKKRLFFSCFSSSIHRIKIAMDLAYKHNRKVALIGRSMDNSTEIAQDLGYIEPPPGLIIHPSKIREYAPHEVCVMISGTQGEPMSALSRAAVDNHKFAKIESGDTVLLSSRVIPGNEKSIYRVIDHLERRDARVIHDDGTNGLIHVSGHGSSEELRMMINLVRPKFFVPVHGDYRHLKRHMELAISTGIPEKVMLLEDGDVFETNGREGEKVGKVTTGRVCIDNNSTADVVLDTVIRDRKHLGADGLFLPIIAINKRTGQIEGLPEISTRGFAADDPELLRNARDVVSRTIEQSSHEERQDYGVMKDKVRGDLKRFLQKNANRRPLIMPIILEL; the protein is encoded by the coding sequence ATGGCTAGTGAAAAACTGCAAGTAATCCCGCTCGGGGGCCTAGGTGAGTTCGGTATGAACTGCCTGGCGCTGCGTTTTGGCGACGATATTCTCGTCATTGACGCGGGCCTCATGTTCCCCGAAGAAGAGCTGCTCGGCGTCGACATCGTTGTGCCCGACATCAGCTACCTGATCGAGAATCGCGACAAGGTTCGCGCCATTTTGCTGACACACGGCCACGAGGACCACATCGGCGGACTGCCGTGGATCCTCAGCGAGCTGAACGTGCCAGTCTATGGCACGGAGTTCACGCTGGCTTACGTCGAAGGCAAGCTCGAAGAGCATCGCCTGCTCGATGATGCCGATCTCGTCGAGATGCTGCCCGGACGGCAGTTCACAATTGGGCCCTTCTCGGTTCGCCCGATCCGCGTAACGCATTCGCTGGTGGACTGCGTCGCTCTCGCGATCACGACGCCCGTCGGCATCGTGCTGCACACCGGCGACTTCAAAATCGATCTCAGCTCTCCGGACGGCCATCCGTTCGACCTGCAGGCGTTTGCTGACCTCGGCAAGCAGGGCGTCCTGCTGCTGCTGCAGGACTCCACGAACGTCGATCGCTCCGGCTTCACGCCGGGTGAGCGTTCCGTGATCCCACGGCTCGACGACATCTTTGCCGCGACCAAGAAGCGCCTGTTCTTCTCCTGCTTCTCGTCCTCGATTCACCGCATCAAGATCGCGATGGACCTGGCCTACAAGCACAATCGCAAGGTTGCGCTGATCGGTCGCTCGATGGATAACTCCACCGAAATCGCGCAGGACCTCGGCTATATCGAACCGCCGCCAGGACTCATCATCCATCCCAGCAAGATCCGCGAGTATGCCCCGCACGAAGTGTGCGTGATGATCTCCGGTACGCAGGGTGAGCCGATGAGCGCGCTCTCGCGTGCAGCTGTGGACAACCACAAGTTCGCGAAGATCGAGTCCGGCGATACCGTGCTGCTGTCCTCGCGCGTGATCCCCGGCAACGAAAAGTCCATCTATCGCGTGATCGATCACCTCGAACGCCGCGACGCACGCGTGATTCATGACGACGGCACAAACGGCCTGATCCACGTCTCCGGACACGGATCAAGCGAAGAGCTGCGCATGATGATCAACCTTGTGCGCCCGAAGTTCTTTGTGCCCGTGCATGGCGACTACCGTCACCTGAAGCGGCACATGGAGTTGGCTATCTCGACCGGCATCCCGGAAAAGGTGATGCTGCTCGAAGACGGAGATGTCTTTGAGACGAACGGCCGCGAGGGAGAAAAGGTTGGCAAGGTAACGACTGGACGGGTTTGCATCGATAACAACTCGACCGCAGACGTTGTGCTGGATACGGTCATCCGTGATCGTAAGCACCTTGGAGCCGATGGCCTCTTCCTGCCAATCATTGCGATTAACAAGCGTACTGGCCAGATTGAGGGTTTGCCCGAGATTTCGACGCGCGGCTTTGCGGCGGATGATCCTGAGCTGCTGCGCAACGCCCGCGATGTGGTGTCGCGTACGATCGAGCAGTCTTCCCACGAAGAGCGCCAGGACTATGGCGTGATGAAGGACAAGGTTCGCGGCGATCTGAAGCGCTTCCTACAGAAGAACGCGAACCGTCGTCCGCTGATCATGCCGATCATCCTCGAACTCTAA
- a CDS encoding oligopeptide transporter, OPT family, translating into MAERTTFRPFVPPSESPKELTFRALFLGSIFGIIFGAVTVYVGLRAGLTVAASIPISVLSISILRAFGKASILENNIVQTTGNAGQSIASGVIFTLPALIFLGFDLESFRIFALALFGGWLGVLFMIPLRRQLIVEEHGTLTYPEGTACADVLKAGEQGGSFASRVFLGLGLGGLYTLFQNESLLSLFPATPNYQPNFDPSGQQILKGAAIRADVTPEYLGVGYIIGIRIAAVMLAGGVFSWLVLMPAIVFFGKHLAGPLYPGTIPISMMDPSSLWKTYVRPMGAGAVAASGLITLCRTAPTIVGALKGSLGKKSATATKEGATLRTEHDLPNWVIFGGSAVLLLMIVIFLHFKPVPGAQVGLLANIAAALLVLVFGFLFVTVSARIVGIVGSSSSPVSGMTIATLMATAAIFLVKGWTAPAFGALAITIGGMVCIAASNAGDTSQDLKTGFLIGATPWKQQVALMIGVIISTFSIGATLNAMNKGLESFQKLPVARQISLAALPDGVSNQGQFKRDHFTLTLKSPGGQTSHTEMQNARSYVLLNAIGSTTLEDGKYLYNPATHEIEVQWVQGIGSEKAAAPQGRLMATVINGILSRKLPWSLVLLGVTLVIGIELLGIRSLTFAVGAYLSIGTTLAIFCGGVVRWLVDEAVRRSSGETAHDELSEEVSPGSLYASGLIAAGGIMGLLGVCVKLYEAATEKTIPRFSESNPLHKDWVSVLAFAALAYSLYYFARKPLEQAPTLTSNEE; encoded by the coding sequence ATGGCCGAGCGCACCACGTTTCGCCCCTTTGTCCCCCCCAGTGAGAGCCCCAAAGAACTAACCTTCCGCGCGCTCTTTCTTGGCTCGATCTTCGGCATCATCTTTGGTGCTGTTACGGTGTATGTCGGTCTTCGTGCTGGACTTACAGTAGCCGCTTCCATCCCTATCTCGGTCCTCTCGATCTCGATTCTGCGCGCCTTTGGCAAGGCGTCGATTCTCGAAAATAATATTGTCCAGACGACCGGCAACGCGGGCCAGTCGATCGCTTCCGGCGTCATCTTCACGCTGCCTGCTCTGATCTTCCTAGGCTTCGATCTGGAGAGCTTCCGCATCTTTGCGCTGGCGCTCTTTGGTGGCTGGCTCGGTGTGCTCTTTATGATCCCGCTGCGTCGTCAGCTCATTGTCGAAGAGCATGGCACGCTGACCTATCCCGAAGGCACGGCCTGCGCCGATGTGTTGAAGGCCGGTGAGCAGGGTGGGTCGTTCGCCAGCCGGGTCTTCCTTGGCCTCGGCCTCGGCGGGCTCTACACGCTCTTCCAGAACGAGAGTCTGCTCAGCCTCTTTCCGGCGACCCCAAACTATCAGCCGAACTTTGACCCCAGCGGCCAGCAGATCCTCAAGGGGGCTGCCATCCGCGCCGACGTCACGCCGGAGTACCTCGGCGTGGGGTACATCATCGGCATCCGCATTGCGGCAGTCATGCTCGCGGGAGGTGTCTTCTCCTGGCTCGTGCTGATGCCTGCTATCGTCTTCTTCGGCAAGCATCTGGCTGGCCCGCTCTATCCCGGAACGATTCCCATCAGCATGATGGACCCTTCTTCGCTCTGGAAGACCTACGTTCGCCCGATGGGCGCGGGAGCGGTGGCCGCCAGCGGTCTCATTACGCTCTGCCGTACGGCCCCCACGATCGTCGGAGCCCTCAAAGGCTCGCTCGGCAAGAAGTCTGCGACGGCGACGAAGGAAGGCGCGACTCTGCGCACCGAGCATGACCTGCCCAACTGGGTGATCTTTGGCGGCAGCGCCGTTTTGCTGTTGATGATCGTGATCTTCTTACACTTCAAGCCCGTCCCCGGCGCTCAGGTCGGCCTTCTGGCAAACATCGCCGCAGCGCTGCTGGTGCTGGTCTTCGGCTTCCTCTTCGTCACAGTCTCGGCGCGCATTGTGGGCATCGTTGGCTCTAGCTCTTCGCCGGTCAGCGGCATGACGATCGCCACGCTGATGGCGACGGCTGCCATTTTCCTCGTCAAAGGCTGGACCGCGCCCGCCTTCGGCGCGCTGGCCATCACCATCGGTGGCATGGTCTGCATCGCCGCGTCGAACGCCGGAGATACCTCGCAGGACCTCAAGACCGGCTTCCTGATCGGCGCAACGCCGTGGAAGCAGCAGGTCGCGTTGATGATCGGCGTCATCATCTCGACGTTCTCCATCGGAGCGACGCTGAACGCGATGAACAAGGGGCTTGAAAGCTTCCAGAAGCTTCCCGTCGCGCGCCAGATTTCACTGGCTGCACTGCCCGACGGCGTTTCCAATCAGGGGCAGTTCAAGCGCGATCACTTTACGCTGACGCTGAAGTCGCCCGGCGGCCAGACCTCGCACACCGAGATGCAGAACGCTCGTAGCTACGTTCTGCTGAACGCTATCGGATCGACAACGCTTGAGGACGGCAAGTACCTCTACAACCCGGCAACGCACGAGATCGAAGTGCAGTGGGTGCAGGGCATTGGCAGCGAAAAGGCTGCGGCACCGCAAGGTCGTCTGATGGCTACGGTCATCAACGGCATCCTGAGCCGCAAACTGCCGTGGAGCCTCGTGCTGCTTGGCGTCACGCTCGTGATCGGCATTGAGTTGCTGGGCATCCGCTCGCTGACCTTTGCGGTCGGAGCCTATCTCTCGATCGGCACAACCCTCGCGATCTTCTGCGGTGGAGTCGTGCGCTGGCTGGTAGACGAGGCGGTGCGCCGTTCGAGCGGAGAGACTGCGCACGACGAACTGAGCGAAGAGGTTTCTCCTGGCTCGCTCTACGCCTCCGGGCTTATTGCAGCGGGCGGCATCATGGGCCTGCTCGGTGTCTGCGTGAAGCTCTACGAGGCGGCCACGGAAAAAACCATTCCGCGCTTCAGCGAAAGCAATCCGCTGCACAAGGATTGGGTGAGCGTGCTGGCGTTCGCCGCGCTGGCCTACAGCCTGTACTACTTCGCCCGTAAGCCGCTGGAGCAAGCGCCCACGCTTACCTCGAACGAAGAGTAG
- a CDS encoding tetratricopeptide repeat protein codes for MSRYRREDVLRILRLPSRQLAAWERAGLVVASEQYTFDHLVQLRKLRDLAKTRISVKSIRESVHAMQRVAGMANPLMESVAVSNGSRVAFRQGGALVDPMTRQLSFDFDYTSQKIAVVQRNAFEALPHPGQLQEMFLRAVRLEEAPTTLDEAKKLYKEILVADPRHAAASINLGTIFYNERDFLSAERFYRQATEADPDYALAFFDLGNVLDEMQKLPEAIKAYERALVLVPQYADAHYNLALAFERLQEPRRALKHWTAYSHLDPQGPWANHARAQTKRILGGERLAIVSRFGRTLEAAS; via the coding sequence GTGAGCCGATATCGCCGGGAAGACGTTCTCCGTATCCTTCGCTTGCCCTCCCGCCAGCTGGCCGCCTGGGAGCGTGCCGGTCTGGTCGTAGCCTCTGAGCAGTACACCTTCGATCACTTGGTGCAGCTGCGCAAGCTTCGTGACCTTGCCAAGACCCGCATCTCGGTCAAGAGCATTCGCGAGTCGGTCCACGCCATGCAGCGTGTCGCCGGCATGGCGAACCCTCTGATGGAGTCCGTGGCCGTTTCGAACGGTTCGCGCGTCGCGTTTCGGCAAGGTGGGGCGCTGGTTGACCCCATGACCCGCCAGCTCAGCTTTGACTTCGACTACACCTCACAGAAGATCGCTGTCGTGCAGCGCAACGCGTTTGAGGCTCTTCCTCATCCCGGTCAGTTGCAGGAGATGTTCCTGCGGGCTGTGCGTCTGGAAGAAGCTCCCACCACGCTGGATGAAGCCAAGAAGCTCTATAAGGAGATCCTGGTCGCTGATCCACGGCATGCTGCTGCGTCGATCAACCTCGGGACGATCTTCTACAACGAGCGAGACTTCCTCTCCGCAGAGCGTTTCTACCGGCAGGCCACCGAGGCTGATCCTGATTACGCGCTGGCATTCTTCGATCTCGGCAACGTGCTGGACGAAATGCAGAAGCTGCCCGAGGCGATCAAAGCCTATGAGCGCGCTCTCGTGCTCGTTCCGCAGTATGCCGACGCCCACTACAACCTTGCGCTGGCCTTTGAACGCCTGCAGGAGCCGCGTCGCGCGCTGAAGCACTGGACGGCGTACTCACACCTGGACCCGCAGGGACCGTGGGCGAACCATGCACGCGCCCAGACCAAGCGCATCCTCGGTGGGGAGCGCCTTGCCATCGTCAGCCGCTTCGGCCGGACGCTGGAAGCGGCGAGCTAA
- a CDS encoding phospholipase D-like domain-containing protein, whose amino-acid sequence MKKKTWHAVLVLGVSSLLMGCQSPAPVRTSGGIETHYSPAENLEAIDTALIRSATKTIDLCAYSLTDHALGQSLMEAAGRGVQVRIYMDQVQTQGELAREDRKSSTEDDEADTTSSLLVLRALQKTSNVQIEVKHSKTLMHLKSYAVDGATLRSGSANFSPTGEKRQDNDLILTHDGASVDRFERNFAVLWARRDNVGLDELRKK is encoded by the coding sequence ATGAAGAAGAAGACATGGCACGCCGTGTTGGTCCTGGGAGTCAGTTCTCTGCTGATGGGATGTCAGTCGCCTGCACCGGTGAGAACGAGCGGTGGCATCGAGACGCATTACTCCCCTGCCGAAAACCTCGAAGCCATCGACACGGCGTTGATTCGTTCTGCCACGAAGACGATCGACCTCTGCGCGTACAGCCTGACGGATCATGCGCTGGGACAGTCGCTGATGGAGGCCGCAGGGCGCGGCGTGCAGGTGCGGATCTACATGGACCAGGTGCAGACGCAGGGTGAACTCGCGCGCGAAGACCGCAAGAGTTCCACGGAAGACGATGAGGCCGACACGACGAGTTCGCTGCTGGTACTGCGCGCACTGCAGAAGACGTCGAACGTCCAGATCGAAGTGAAGCATTCGAAGACACTGATGCACCTGAAGAGCTATGCCGTGGATGGAGCGACGCTGCGTTCAGGCTCGGCGAACTTTTCGCCTACAGGAGAGAAGCGTCAGGACAATGACCTCATCCTGACGCACGATGGCGCGTCCGTGGATCGCTTCGAGCGGAACTTTGCCGTTCTGTGGGCGCGACGGGATAACGTCGGACTCGATGAGCTGAGAAAAAAGTAA
- a CDS encoding glycosyl hydrolase family 28 protein yields MRTFLVAALCFASLAAVTHAQDTRAVVEPKVPPVCTRLVASLTADSKGGFVQREDHADTERIQKAIDTCGAGKAVELAMPVLKDPVLRNPGYNSFLSGPLELKDGVTLLIDKKVTLYASVNPADYDVEVDGKKLGLCGTAIPRPTNLPTFSTNQAARPKGGCRPFLSIRNAKNAGLMGDGVIDGRGYHQLVGHDYSWWQLARKSEPHDDLYFAPKLIVADHADGLTFYNITLHNSMNFHVSVGHTDGFTAWGVHLQTPTDKTQDARNTDGIDPGTSTNITIAHSWIDNGDDNIAIKQGVSHMSVLDNHFYSGHGMSIGSETVLGQSFLLVDGLVEDHTTSGIRIKSNVKRGGPVHDLVYRNVCMRDVPIPIAISPWYTNKTVEPFADPKYTGDKIPDYKRISLENIYSETPGDVLISGLNDEHRTEVTLRDVTIKGIKPEQVHVAFADLKVLVPWTNIPFGAAAKLNPSVHLQMSAGNVTTPTGGLPDPCAGKFVPMR; encoded by the coding sequence ATGCGAACCTTTCTTGTCGCCGCTCTCTGTTTTGCTTCTCTCGCAGCCGTTACACACGCTCAGGACACTCGCGCAGTGGTTGAGCCGAAGGTGCCGCCGGTCTGTACCCGTCTTGTCGCGTCGCTGACCGCCGATAGCAAAGGCGGCTTTGTCCAGCGTGAGGATCACGCGGACACGGAGCGGATCCAAAAGGCGATAGACACCTGTGGCGCAGGAAAAGCTGTGGAGCTGGCCATGCCTGTGCTGAAAGACCCGGTTCTGCGGAATCCCGGCTATAACAGCTTCCTCAGTGGCCCGCTGGAGCTGAAGGACGGCGTAACGCTGTTGATCGACAAGAAGGTAACGCTTTACGCCTCGGTTAACCCTGCCGACTACGACGTGGAGGTCGATGGCAAGAAGCTGGGCCTCTGTGGTACGGCTATACCTCGCCCGACGAACCTGCCCACGTTCTCCACCAACCAGGCTGCTCGCCCCAAAGGTGGCTGCCGACCGTTTCTCAGCATCCGCAACGCAAAGAACGCCGGGCTGATGGGCGACGGCGTCATTGACGGTCGCGGCTATCACCAACTCGTCGGCCATGACTACAGTTGGTGGCAGCTCGCTCGCAAGTCCGAGCCACACGACGACCTCTACTTCGCTCCGAAGCTGATCGTCGCCGATCACGCCGACGGCCTGACCTTTTACAACATCACCCTGCACAACAGCATGAACTTCCACGTCTCCGTGGGTCACACCGACGGCTTCACCGCCTGGGGAGTCCACCTGCAGACGCCGACGGACAAGACGCAGGACGCTCGCAACACCGACGGCATCGATCCCGGAACCTCTACCAACATCACCATCGCACACTCGTGGATCGACAACGGCGACGACAATATCGCCATCAAGCAGGGTGTCAGCCATATGAGCGTGCTCGATAACCACTTCTACTCTGGCCACGGAATGAGCATCGGCTCGGAGACCGTGCTCGGGCAGAGCTTCCTGCTTGTCGACGGCCTTGTCGAAGACCACACCACCTCCGGCATCCGTATCAAAAGCAACGTGAAGCGCGGCGGCCCGGTGCACGATCTGGTGTATCGCAACGTCTGCATGCGGGATGTACCGATCCCAATCGCCATCTCGCCCTGGTACACCAACAAGACGGTCGAACCGTTTGCTGACCCGAAGTATACCGGTGACAAAATCCCCGACTACAAGCGCATCTCTTTGGAGAACATCTACAGCGAAACGCCCGGCGACGTTCTGATCTCTGGCCTCAACGACGAGCATCGCACCGAGGTGACGCTGCGCGACGTCACGATCAAGGGCATCAAGCCGGAGCAGGTCCACGTAGCCTTCGCTGACCTGAAGGTCTTGGTGCCGTGGACGAACATCCCGTTTGGAGCGGCCGCAAAGCTGAACCCGAGTGTTCATCTGCAGATGAGCGCTGGCAACGTCACCACACCAACGGGCGGCCTGCCCGATCCCTGCGCTGGTAAGTTTGTGCCGATGCGTTAG
- the ispF gene encoding 2-C-methyl-D-erythritol 2,4-cyclodiphosphate synthase, whose product MGMRIGLGFDSHAFKAGVPLVIGGLKIEHPEGLAGHSDGDLLLHAITDALLGAVSAGDIGTFFPPTDPKWKGADSTVFLQTALEEVALAGYKIVNLDCVLIMHRPKIVPIAEKMRERVADLLEIDIKNVSLKGKTPEGLPQDGTAVAHVVVLLESIKLPDEHKKLTLHAETPSDADIDGVLSTIATQPHDISALGRKVPAFDPEDLT is encoded by the coding sequence ATGGGTATGCGCATCGGTCTCGGGTTTGATTCACACGCGTTCAAGGCGGGAGTTCCGCTAGTCATTGGCGGTCTCAAGATCGAACATCCCGAGGGCCTGGCCGGACATTCTGACGGCGACCTGTTGCTCCACGCCATTACCGACGCCTTGCTGGGCGCAGTTTCAGCTGGTGACATCGGTACGTTCTTTCCGCCGACCGATCCCAAGTGGAAGGGTGCGGATTCGACCGTATTCCTGCAGACGGCGCTGGAAGAAGTCGCCCTCGCGGGCTACAAGATCGTCAACCTGGACTGCGTGCTGATCATGCATCGGCCGAAGATTGTGCCGATCGCCGAAAAGATGCGCGAACGCGTCGCGGACCTGCTTGAGATCGACATCAAGAACGTCAGCCTGAAGGGCAAGACGCCTGAAGGCCTGCCGCAGGATGGCACGGCCGTGGCACACGTTGTCGTGTTGCTGGAGTCGATTAAGCTGCCGGACGAGCACAAGAAGCTGACGCTGCACGCAGAGACGCCCTCTGATGCTGATATCGACGGCGTGTTGAGCACGATCGCGACGCAGCCACATGACATCTCCGCGCTGGGCCGCAAGGTTCCGGCGTTTGATCCTGAGGATTTGACCTAG
- a CDS encoding type II toxin-antitoxin system VapC family toxin: MKLLLDTNAFFWYVQDSTRLPAVWRDEISDLSNEVFFSAVSSWEISTKRTKGKLAFSGSPQKVATKNAFAMLPIQASHCEVAAELPDHHKDPFDRLLIAQAQVEGLVIVTSDAIFKKYGVRTLRT; the protein is encoded by the coding sequence GTGAAGCTTCTTCTCGATACGAACGCATTCTTCTGGTACGTTCAGGATTCCACTCGCCTGCCTGCGGTATGGAGAGATGAGATTAGCGACCTCTCCAACGAGGTCTTTTTTAGTGCAGTTTCTTCTTGGGAGATTTCGACCAAGCGAACAAAAGGCAAGTTAGCGTTTAGCGGCTCCCCGCAAAAAGTAGCGACGAAGAATGCTTTCGCCATGCTTCCGATCCAGGCTTCGCATTGTGAAGTCGCCGCTGAGTTGCCGGATCATCACAAAGATCCGTTCGACCGCCTCTTGATCGCTCAGGCGCAGGTTGAAGGTCTTGTGATCGTGACCAGTGATGCCATCTTCAAAAAGTATGGCGTTCGTACGCTTCGGACCTAG
- a CDS encoding type II toxin-antitoxin system prevent-host-death family antitoxin, whose protein sequence is MAKKAAVASYNLYEAKTALSRLVEEAAGGKEIVIAKAGKPMAKLVPIISTPELKKRRDWGENQLGVTYVAPDFEEPVWTDDELEEMGL, encoded by the coding sequence ATGGCTAAGAAAGCAGCGGTGGCGTCTTACAACCTCTATGAAGCAAAGACGGCCCTGTCCCGCCTGGTGGAGGAGGCTGCAGGTGGCAAAGAAATTGTCATTGCAAAAGCCGGTAAGCCCATGGCAAAGCTCGTGCCGATCATCAGTACGCCTGAACTGAAGAAGAGGCGTGACTGGGGCGAGAACCAGCTCGGTGTGACGTACGTGGCACCTGACTTTGAGGAACCCGTCTGGACCGATGACGAGTTGGAAGAGATGGGCCTTTAA
- the gltX gene encoding glutamate--tRNA ligase, with protein MTSEMTPASSARKTRVRIAPSPTGDPHVGTAYIGLLNYLFARQRGGEFVLRIEDTDRTRFVASSEQMIFDALRWVGLEWNEGPDVGGPFGPYRQSERTEIYREYCDKLLASGHAYRAFETPEELDAERKEQLAAKQPPRYNGRSRYMSDEEVQTALAEGKPFTVRLKVPSEGSMTFRDELRGDITFEYSNVDDQVLLKSDGFPTYHLANVVDDHLMQITDVIRAEEWISSTPKHVLLYKGFGWEMPKFWHMPLLRNVDKSKISKRKNPVSLNYYRDCGYLPQSMLNFLGLLGGGMAQLTEQQIVSSGASTKESDIFSLQEMEERFDFARISLGGPVFDIVKLKWLNGEYLRKLSPEEFFTEMRKTVFSDEYLRAIAPLVQNRIETLGGFGDMTSFLFSDNVMPAESVWLPKKRTVEETLAFAGELLATLEKAEWDGPSIEAAMKQLGEAQAWSVKENFMLLRAVLTGSAQSPPLMESLIVFGKARSLDRVRRFIEAQKKVRR; from the coding sequence ATGACCTCTGAAATGACCCCTGCCTCCTCTGCGCGCAAGACGCGCGTTCGTATTGCGCCCTCGCCTACCGGCGATCCGCACGTCGGCACGGCCTATATCGGCCTGCTCAACTACCTATTCGCCCGGCAGCGCGGCGGCGAGTTTGTGCTGCGCATTGAAGACACCGACCGAACCCGCTTCGTCGCCAGCAGCGAGCAGATGATCTTCGACGCTCTGCGCTGGGTCGGGCTGGAGTGGAACGAAGGCCCCGATGTCGGTGGCCCGTTTGGCCCCTATCGCCAGAGCGAGCGCACCGAGATCTACCGCGAGTACTGCGACAAGCTGCTCGCCAGCGGCCACGCCTACCGCGCGTTTGAGACGCCGGAAGAGCTGGACGCGGAGCGCAAGGAACAGCTCGCCGCCAAGCAGCCGCCGCGCTACAACGGTCGCTCGCGCTATATGAGCGACGAAGAAGTGCAGACTGCGCTGGCTGAAGGCAAGCCCTTCACCGTGCGCCTGAAGGTGCCGTCGGAAGGTTCGATGACCTTCCGCGACGAGCTTCGCGGCGACATCACGTTCGAATACTCGAACGTGGATGACCAGGTGCTCCTGAAGTCTGACGGCTTCCCAACCTATCACCTGGCGAACGTCGTTGACGACCATCTGATGCAGATCACCGACGTGATCCGTGCCGAGGAGTGGATCTCATCCACGCCGAAGCATGTGCTGCTGTACAAGGGTTTTGGCTGGGAGATGCCGAAGTTCTGGCACATGCCGCTACTGCGCAACGTCGACAAGTCCAAAATTTCCAAGCGCAAGAACCCGGTTTCGCTGAACTACTACCGCGACTGCGGTTATCTGCCGCAGTCGATGCTGAACTTCCTCGGCCTTCTGGGCGGCGGCATGGCGCAGCTTACCGAGCAGCAGATTGTTTCGAGCGGCGCAAGCACGAAGGAGTCAGACATCTTCTCCCTGCAGGAGATGGAAGAGCGCTTCGACTTCGCACGCATCTCGCTGGGCGGACCGGTCTTCGACATCGTGAAGCTGAAGTGGCTGAACGGGGAGTACCTGCGCAAGCTTTCGCCGGAAGAGTTCTTCACCGAGATGCGCAAGACCGTCTTCTCCGACGAGTACCTCCGCGCTATCGCGCCGCTGGTGCAGAACCGTATTGAAACGCTTGGCGGCTTTGGCGACATGACCTCGTTCCTGTTCAGCGACAACGTCATGCCAGCCGAGAGCGTCTGGCTGCCGAAGAAGCGCACCGTCGAAGAGACGCTGGCGTTTGCAGGCGAACTGCTCGCGACGCTTGAAAAGGCTGAGTGGGACGGGCCCTCGATTGAAGCAGCGATGAAGCAGCTTGGCGAGGCTCAGGCGTGGAGTGTGAAGGAAAACTTCATGCTGCTGCGTGCGGTCCTTACCGGCTCCGCGCAGTCACCACCGCTCATGGAGTCGCTGATCGTCTTTGGCAAGGCACGTTCGCTGGACCGCGTTCGACGCTTTATCGAGGCACAGAAAAAAGTTCGACGGTAG
- a CDS encoding VOC family protein, with translation MSLQTLSPIGFIPTNYPAEARAFYEKTLGLSFVSDDGYALVFRMAGGVMLRIVRTGAFTPLPFTVFGWETAQIESDIDELAAKAVVFERFGFFEQDARGIWTAPNGNKVAWFKDPDGNTLSLSQH, from the coding sequence ATGAGCCTTCAGACGCTTTCACCGATCGGATTCATTCCGACCAACTATCCAGCCGAAGCCCGAGCCTTCTACGAGAAGACGCTCGGGCTTTCGTTTGTCTCGGATGACGGCTACGCGCTTGTCTTTCGCATGGCTGGCGGGGTGATGCTGCGCATCGTCCGCACAGGCGCCTTCACGCCACTCCCCTTCACCGTCTTTGGCTGGGAGACGGCGCAGATCGAATCTGACATCGACGAGCTTGCCGCAAAAGCTGTGGTGTTTGAACGCTTCGGGTTCTTCGAGCAGGATGCTCGAGGTATCTGGACGGCGCCGAACGGCAATAAAGTCGCGTGGTTCAAAGACCCCGACGGCAATACGCTGTCACTATCGCAGCACTAA
- a CDS encoding protein-disulfide reductase DsbD N-terminal domain-containing protein — translation MKRLAILALLAVPAVAQEIHFDTPSAQRPGVRQHVELIDDHFLVTANRGDDLELRFRVGPGLHINSHKPKDELMLPTVLKLDLAAGVHVQSIDYPAGKPFKLNIGAGALLDVYEGEFRVHLRVQAAKGTTIVHGTLRYQACDTASCFPPRTLPVTFTVQAQ, via the coding sequence GTGAAGCGGCTCGCCATTCTCGCCCTGCTGGCTGTACCAGCTGTGGCACAGGAGATTCACTTTGACACGCCGTCGGCACAGCGCCCTGGCGTTCGTCAGCATGTGGAGCTGATCGACGATCACTTTCTCGTCACCGCCAATCGGGGCGACGATCTGGAGCTTCGCTTTCGCGTCGGCCCCGGTCTGCACATCAACTCGCACAAGCCGAAGGACGAGCTCATGCTGCCAACGGTGTTGAAGCTCGACCTGGCCGCCGGGGTGCATGTGCAGAGCATCGACTACCCAGCTGGCAAGCCCTTCAAGCTGAATATCGGCGCAGGCGCTTTGCTGGATGTGTACGAGGGTGAGTTCCGCGTGCACTTGCGTGTGCAGGCCGCCAAAGGTACGACGATCGTGCACGGCACGTTGCGTTATCAGGCCTGCGATACGGCGAGCTGCTTCCCGCCGCGAACGCTGCCTGTAACGTTCACCGTTCAGGCGCAATAG